A window of Cryptomeria japonica chromosome 3, Sugi_1.0, whole genome shotgun sequence contains these coding sequences:
- the LOC131075066 gene encoding uncharacterized protein LOC131075066 yields the protein MGILSVNLGEQIAPLILANPQGNVADASPQGQQVIDHNISVMALSFVGKFMGVRPNIDVVRSFIKRRWHLKLQTEITAMAKVFFSFTFSCEEDLSDVLCGGPWVIGKTSLDLKCWSPNLDLNDGIFCSAPVWVRLPSFPLKFWHEDVFKGLASSFWELLSVDSMMAARKRIVYVPICVCVNQNTDLPSSVDIISKLGKLTQQVELETMSFVCFNCKKSGHWTKNYPLQIDKVVAPSKINFGLKNGPHEKTWREKTSKVVHNEDGSIETVKDIANQGDLKGFDSSGPVQLEEDGDIDVIKMKSEVQ from the exons ATGGGAATTTTGAGTGTGAACTTGGGTGAGCAAATTGCCCCTTTGATTTTGGCAAATCCTCAGGGGAATGTTGCAGATGCTAGTCCTCAAGGACAGCAG GTGATAGATCACAATATCTCTGTTATGGCTTTATCATTTGTTGGAAAATTTATGGGcgttaggcctaacattgatgttgttagatcTTTCATTAAGAGGAGATGGCACCTAAAATTGCAAACTGAAATTACAGCTATGGCTAAAGTTTTTTTCTCCTTTACCTTCTCTTGTGAGGAAGATTTGTCTGATGTTCTTTGTGGAGGCCCTTGGGTTATCGGGAAGACTTCATTGGATTTGAAGTGTTGGTCCCCTAATTTGGATCTGAATGATGGTATTTTTTGTTCTGCCCCTGTTTGGGTTAGATTGCCTAGTTTTCCCTTGAAGTTTTGGCATGAGGATGTATTTAAGGGTTTGGCTAGCTCATTTTGGGAACTTCTATCTGTTGACTCAATGATGGCGGCTAGGAAAAGAATAGTTTATGTGCCGATCTGTGTTTGTGTTAATCAAAATACTGATCTCCCATCCTCAGTGGATATCATTTCTAAGTTGGGAAAATTGACCCAGCAAGTTGAATTAGAGACTATGTCTTTTGTTTGTTTTAACTGCAAAAAATCTGGGCATTGGACTAAAAACTatcctttgcaaattgataaggtTGTTGCCCCCTCTAAAATAAATTTTGGACTAAAAAATGGCCCTCATGAGAAGACTTGGAGAGAAAAAACTTCAAAGGTGGTTCATAATGAAGATGGTAGTATTGAGACGGTCAAGGATATTGCTAATCAGGGGGACTTGAAGGGATTTGATTCTTCCGGTCCGGTTCAATTAGAGGAAGATGGAGATATTGATGTTATCAAGATGAAATCAGAAGTCCAGTAG